The following coding sequences lie in one Euhalothece natronophila Z-M001 genomic window:
- a CDS encoding RNA-guided endonuclease InsQ/TnpB family protein: protein MFVLEYKVKAKPSQYQAIDGAIRTVQFVRNKCVRYWMDHQGVNKYDLSRLCKQLAEEFDFAKRLNSQARQASSERAWSAIHRFYKNCQNGIKGKQGYPRFQKNNRSVEYKTSGWKLDPNTKKHITFTDKNGIGRLKLIGSRDIYFYSPDDIKRVRLVRKADGYYCQFCINIDVTENIEPSNQNIGLDVGLESFYTDSNGHKEPNPRFFRKGEKELKRCQRRLSKKEKGSSNRRKARQRLAKKHLRISRQRSEHAKRLARCVITSNDVVAYEDLQVRNLVKNHNLAKSISDVGWYQFRVWLEYFASKFGKVTVAVPPQYTSQKCSNCGRIVKKSLSTRTHTCVCGHSLDRDHNAAINILREGLRTIGQIGTASLELENAWGDGTATVVGEVQSQQVPSPCEPSS, encoded by the coding sequence GTGTTTGTCCTTGAGTATAAGGTAAAAGCCAAACCGTCCCAATATCAAGCCATTGACGGTGCCATTCGCACTGTCCAATTTGTGCGTAACAAATGCGTGCGTTATTGGATGGATCATCAAGGGGTTAATAAATACGACTTAAGCAGACTGTGTAAGCAGTTGGCAGAAGAGTTTGACTTTGCTAAACGACTCAATTCTCAAGCCAGACAAGCATCCTCAGAACGGGCTTGGTCAGCTATTCATCGGTTTTATAAAAATTGTCAGAATGGTATTAAAGGGAAACAAGGTTATCCAAGATTCCAAAAGAATAACCGTTCTGTTGAATATAAAACCTCGGGATGGAAGCTCGACCCCAATACTAAAAAACACATTACGTTCACCGATAAAAACGGAATCGGACGATTAAAGTTAATTGGCAGTCGAGACATTTATTTCTATTCTCCTGATGACATTAAGCGAGTTCGGTTAGTTAGAAAAGCAGATGGTTATTATTGTCAGTTTTGTATCAACATTGACGTAACTGAAAACATAGAACCCTCTAATCAAAACATTGGTCTAGATGTAGGACTAGAATCTTTCTATACGGATTCCAATGGTCATAAAGAACCTAACCCCCGTTTTTTCCGTAAAGGAGAAAAGGAATTAAAACGATGTCAACGTCGCCTGTCTAAAAAAGAGAAAGGCTCGTCTAATCGCAGAAAAGCAAGACAACGATTAGCCAAGAAACACCTGAGAATAAGTAGGCAGCGCAGTGAACATGCCAAGAGACTGGCGCGTTGCGTAATCACATCTAACGATGTCGTCGCCTATGAAGACTTACAGGTTAGAAACTTGGTTAAAAATCATAATCTTGCTAAATCAATTTCAGATGTTGGTTGGTATCAATTTCGAGTCTGGTTGGAATACTTTGCTAGTAAGTTTGGGAAAGTAACGGTGGCAGTTCCGCCTCAGTACACCAGCCAAAAATGCTCTAATTGTGGTCGAATTGTGAAAAAGTCGTTATCAACACGAACGCATACTTGTGTTTGTGGGCATAGCTTAGACCGTGACCACAACGCGGCGATCAACATTCTGAGAGAGGGACTCCGTACGATCGGGCAGATCGGAACGGCTAGCCTAGAGCTAGAAAACGCTTGGGGAGATGGAACCGCTACTGTTGTTGGAGAAGTCCAATCGCAGCAAGTCCCGTCGCCTTGTGAACCTAGTTCATAA
- the ruvC gene encoding crossover junction endodeoxyribonuclease RuvC, which produces MTSLTILGLDPGLATLGFGYIQASKNKESIVTGSKKLTNYQNSKELILLDFGVIETPAKQSVAKRLATIYEDLQNIISELKPDLVAIEKLFFYRMGNTITIAQARGVVLLVLGQNNLSYVEFSPPQIKQTLTGYGKADKQEVQAAITQELNLSEIPQPDDAADALAVAVTAWYQR; this is translated from the coding sequence ATGACATCATTAACCATTTTAGGACTTGATCCTGGATTAGCTACCTTAGGGTTTGGATATATTCAGGCTTCAAAAAATAAAGAATCAATAGTAACTGGAAGCAAAAAACTTACAAACTATCAAAATAGTAAAGAACTAATACTATTAGACTTTGGCGTAATTGAAACTCCTGCTAAACAGTCTGTTGCAAAGCGATTAGCTACCATTTATGAAGATTTGCAGAATATTATTAGTGAACTGAAACCTGATTTAGTTGCCATTGAAAAACTCTTTTTTTATCGTATGGGAAATACTATTACCATCGCCCAAGCTAGAGGGGTTGTATTATTGGTTTTAGGGCAAAATAATTTATCTTATGTTGAGTTCAGCCCTCCACAAATTAAACAGACACTGACGGGGTATGGAAAAGCGGATAAGCAAGAAGTTCAAGCTGCGATTACACAAGAATTAAATCTCAGTGAGATTCCTCAACCTGATGATGCTGCCGATGCTTTAGCTGTCGCTGTTACTGCCTGGTATCAACGTTAA
- a CDS encoding DUF2358 domain-containing protein, with the protein MNLIEIIKADYQQFPNNQSYNIYAEDVYFKDPLTEFRGLKRYQSLIDFIRKWFKDINLELHNIKQVEDTIHTEWTLNWTTPLPWQPRVSIPGWSELKMNSDQKIISHIDYWHCSRWEVIKQHFPL; encoded by the coding sequence ATGAATCTTATTGAAATTATTAAAGCCGACTACCAACAGTTTCCGAATAATCAAAGCTACAACATTTATGCTGAGGATGTTTATTTTAAAGATCCCTTAACTGAGTTTCGAGGATTAAAACGCTACCAGTCTCTCATTGATTTTATTCGCAAGTGGTTTAAAGATATTAATCTTGAACTCCACAATATTAAACAAGTCGAAGACACCATTCACACCGAATGGACACTAAACTGGACGACTCCTCTTCCCTGGCAACCTCGTGTCTCTATCCCAGGATGGAGTGAACTGAAGATGAACTCAGATCAAAAAATTATTTCCCACATTGATTATTGGCATTGTTCCCGCTGGGAGGTTATCAAACAGCATTTCCCTCTTTGA